A section of the Mesorhizobium loti genome encodes:
- a CDS encoding sugar phosphate isomerase/epimerase family protein, whose amino-acid sequence MMQAGIFTGYFPYGLEETAKKIRGLGFNTVQLDLHFKDVDLSAGQITQDKAKKVRDVFRDHNLPVCCVSGYTNIIHPDKAERDKRVGYLKEIIRNARHFGSPYVISETGTYNTESDWVHHPKNKTEEGFEECRKVIADLAQTAYDHGAVFLLETYVNNVVGSVEETVRMFAQVDHPGLGLLMDPTNYFETHNIDRMDQILNQVFDTLTDKIKIAHAKDVKRSGDDKSEKHADIGDADAMESHTFRGVGEIELPAPGLGSLNYDLYLKRLAEKHPNIPVIIEHLSEDDVPRAKKFLDGKFRANGL is encoded by the coding sequence ATGATGCAGGCAGGTATTTTCACGGGCTATTTCCCGTACGGCCTCGAAGAGACGGCGAAGAAGATCCGCGGCCTCGGTTTCAACACGGTGCAGCTCGATCTCCACTTCAAGGATGTCGACCTGTCGGCCGGACAGATCACGCAGGACAAGGCGAAGAAGGTCCGCGACGTCTTCCGCGACCACAACCTGCCGGTCTGCTGCGTGTCGGGCTACACCAACATCATCCATCCGGACAAGGCCGAGCGTGACAAGCGCGTCGGCTATCTCAAGGAGATCATCCGCAACGCCCGTCATTTCGGTTCGCCTTACGTGATCTCGGAGACCGGCACCTACAACACCGAATCCGACTGGGTCCATCATCCCAAGAACAAGACCGAGGAAGGTTTCGAGGAATGCCGCAAGGTGATCGCGGACCTCGCGCAGACGGCTTATGACCACGGCGCGGTCTTCCTGCTCGAAACCTATGTCAACAACGTCGTCGGCTCGGTCGAGGAGACGGTGAGGATGTTCGCGCAGGTCGACCACCCCGGCCTTGGCTTGCTGATGGACCCCACCAATTATTTCGAGACGCACAACATCGACAGGATGGACCAGATCCTGAACCAGGTGTTCGACACGCTGACCGACAAGATCAAGATCGCGCACGCCAAGGACGTCAAGCGCTCGGGCGATGACAAGTCGGAGAAGCACGCCGATATCGGCGACGCCGATGCGATGGAAAGCCATACGTTCCGCGGCGTCGGCGAGATCGAACTGCCGGCGCCGGGCCTCGGCTCGCTGAACTATGATCTCTATCTCAAGCGGCTGGCTGAGAAGCATCCGAACATCCCGGTGATCATCGAGCATCTGTCGGAGGACGACGTGCCGCGCGCCAAGAAATTCCTCGACGGGAAATTCCGCGCCAACGGCCTTTGA
- a CDS encoding sugar ABC transporter substrate-binding protein gives MLKFAWKLAAAATVLAGVALGTTAQAAEGQKTFYLLSHGGPSDAFWIDWNAGATKACDQLKVTCKISFSGGDMAAQKEAFNSALAAKPDGIATTSAQPGLWTEEVKAAKAAGIPIVFFNTDDPATGRQAYVGADLKEAGAVWAKYLVDHKMVKQGDKVFLPVEVPGASYQQLETEGIASVFDPLGIKYDVVDCGTDPAGIIAKMTDYMVANNPPAIIALGDSVAASVKRVFDGAGVPAGKIPVVGWGNSKETAQAVKDGFVNAAAWQYPSAQGFMPVALLGLAASGEPIGYDIHTFGLYDASSVDPILKLYDKK, from the coding sequence ATGTTGAAATTCGCTTGGAAATTGGCGGCCGCGGCGACGGTGCTCGCCGGCGTGGCCCTCGGCACGACGGCGCAGGCGGCGGAGGGCCAGAAGACCTTTTATCTGCTGTCGCATGGCGGCCCCTCGGATGCGTTCTGGATCGACTGGAACGCCGGCGCGACCAAGGCCTGCGACCAGCTCAAGGTGACCTGCAAGATCTCTTTCAGCGGTGGCGACATGGCGGCGCAGAAAGAGGCGTTCAACTCGGCGCTCGCCGCCAAGCCCGACGGTATCGCCACAACCTCGGCGCAGCCGGGGCTTTGGACAGAGGAGGTCAAGGCTGCAAAGGCTGCCGGCATCCCGATCGTGTTCTTCAACACCGACGATCCGGCGACGGGCCGCCAGGCCTATGTCGGCGCCGACCTCAAGGAAGCCGGCGCGGTCTGGGCCAAGTACCTGGTCGACCACAAGATGGTGAAGCAGGGCGACAAGGTGTTCCTGCCGGTGGAAGTTCCCGGCGCCAGTTATCAGCAGTTGGAGACGGAAGGCATCGCAAGCGTTTTCGATCCGTTGGGGATCAAATACGACGTCGTCGATTGCGGCACCGATCCGGCCGGCATCATCGCCAAGATGACCGACTATATGGTGGCCAACAATCCGCCGGCGATCATCGCGCTCGGCGATTCCGTGGCGGCCAGCGTGAAGCGGGTGTTCGACGGTGCCGGCGTGCCGGCCGGCAAGATCCCGGTCGTCGGCTGGGGCAATTCCAAGGAGACGGCGCAGGCCGTCAAGGACGGCTTCGTCAACGCTGCCGCCTGGCAGTACCCGTCGGCGCAAGGCTTCATGCCGGTGGCGTTGCTCGGGCTGGCCGCATCGGGTGAGCCGATCGGCTACGACATCCACACTTTCGGTCTCTACGACGCCTCCAGCGTCGACCCGATCCTGAAGCTCTACGACAAGAAATGA
- a CDS encoding ABC transporter permease has protein sequence MTIAAEDEMPVGKRRSSLIRSPQFSSLVILIVLLAVFAIADRNFLSPLNISNMMAFLPELGIIALGMTLLLTAGEFDLSVGAVFGLAPVVVMLLVQNGGLDIGIALLAGLLLCIAIGAINGLIVTKIGISSFLVTLSMLLVVRGAALYITQGFPLKSWDQPGFFVTLLAGSFNVGSFRFYTSLWWFIGLSLFAIYILRYAKLGNWISAIGSNRNAAVARGVPADAVKIWLFIATSVLAGLAGMISAFRISAASPVAGTGYELEVIAMVVVGGTALTGGRGTILGTIVGALMLRAIRNGIVLIGVPGLAYNIFVGLIILAMLILHALLQKNAARS, from the coding sequence ATGACGATCGCCGCAGAAGACGAGATGCCTGTCGGGAAACGCAGATCGAGCCTGATACGCTCGCCGCAATTTTCCTCGCTCGTCATCCTCATTGTCCTGCTGGCGGTGTTCGCCATCGCCGACCGCAACTTCCTGTCGCCGCTCAACATCTCCAACATGATGGCGTTCCTGCCCGAGCTCGGCATCATCGCGCTCGGCATGACGCTGCTTCTGACGGCGGGCGAATTCGACCTGTCCGTCGGCGCGGTGTTCGGACTGGCGCCGGTGGTGGTGATGCTGCTGGTGCAGAACGGGGGATTGGATATCGGCATCGCCCTTCTGGCCGGCCTTCTCCTGTGCATCGCGATCGGCGCCATCAACGGGCTGATCGTCACCAAGATCGGCATTTCGTCTTTCCTGGTGACGCTGTCGATGCTGCTCGTCGTACGCGGCGCGGCCCTCTACATCACGCAAGGGTTCCCGCTGAAATCCTGGGACCAGCCCGGCTTTTTCGTGACCCTGCTGGCGGGCAGCTTCAATGTCGGTTCGTTCCGCTTCTATACCTCGCTGTGGTGGTTCATCGGCCTGTCGCTGTTTGCCATCTACATCCTGCGCTACGCCAAGCTCGGCAATTGGATCAGCGCCATCGGCTCCAACCGCAACGCGGCGGTGGCGCGCGGCGTGCCGGCGGACGCCGTCAAGATCTGGCTGTTCATCGCGACCTCGGTGCTGGCCGGTCTTGCCGGCATGATCAGCGCCTTCCGCATCTCCGCCGCTTCGCCGGTGGCCGGTACCGGCTACGAACTGGAAGTCATTGCCATGGTGGTGGTCGGCGGCACGGCGCTGACCGGCGGGCGCGGCACCATCCTCGGTACCATCGTCGGCGCGCTGATGCTGCGCGCCATCCGCAACGGCATCGTGCTGATCGGCGTGCCGGGGCTGGCCTACAACATCTTCGTCGGCCTCATCATCCTCGCCATGCTGATCCTGCACGCTTTGCTGCAGAAGAACGCCGCAAGGAGCTGA
- a CDS encoding ATP-binding cassette domain-containing protein, translating into MIMDVLRLQNLQKSFGSVRALKNASLTLREGEVVALLGDNGAGKSTLIKAISGVFPVDRGDIYVRGEKVSIRSTRDAMDLGIETIHQDTSLAPDLSIARNLFLGREPVNFGWLGVFAPLDLAKLRKAASELLKRVGISKKLDADALVSTLSGGERQSIAISRAMQFAAKVIILDEPTNNLGVEETHGVLRFVKEVRDAGHSVLLITHNIHHVFQVADRIIVMRRGEIVAEQIVADTDLLTVESIITGADMSALLKEARAK; encoded by the coding sequence CTGATAATGGACGTGCTTCGGCTGCAGAATTTGCAGAAATCCTTCGGCAGCGTGCGTGCGCTGAAGAATGCCTCGCTGACGCTCAGGGAAGGCGAAGTGGTGGCGCTGCTCGGCGACAATGGCGCCGGCAAATCGACGCTGATCAAGGCGATCTCGGGCGTGTTCCCCGTCGACCGAGGCGACATCTATGTGCGCGGCGAAAAGGTCTCGATCCGCTCGACCCGCGATGCGATGGACCTCGGCATCGAGACCATCCATCAGGACACGTCGCTGGCGCCGGATCTCAGCATCGCGCGCAATCTTTTCCTCGGTCGCGAGCCGGTCAATTTCGGCTGGCTCGGCGTGTTCGCGCCGCTCGATCTCGCCAAGCTGCGCAAGGCCGCTTCCGAACTGCTCAAGCGCGTCGGCATCTCGAAGAAACTCGACGCCGATGCGCTGGTTTCGACGCTGTCGGGCGGCGAACGCCAGTCGATCGCCATATCGCGCGCCATGCAGTTCGCCGCCAAGGTGATCATCCTCGACGAGCCGACCAACAATCTCGGCGTCGAGGAGACCCATGGCGTGCTGCGCTTCGTCAAGGAAGTGCGCGACGCCGGCCATTCGGTGCTTTTGATCACCCACAACATCCACCACGTGTTCCAGGTCGCCGACCGCATCATCGTCATGCGGCGCGGCGAAATCGTCGCCGAACAGATCGTCGCCGACACCGACCTCTTGACCGTGGAAAGCATCATCACCGGCGCCGACATGTCGGCCTTGCTCAAAGAGGCGAGGGCAAAGTGA
- a CDS encoding aldose 1-epimerase family protein: MVELYGKTLSRRQVAERSGMLSQFAGVRLMTLGDGVERGIRMLEFRTGSGLRFTALVDRALDIADCEFKGQAIGWHSPSGFRHPGLHDYEGESGLAWARSFSGLLVTCGLDHILGREEVPAENYNYPGKSTVTHSLHGRVGTIPARLTGHGERWEGDRCVLWAEGIVQQSAVFGEDLHLIRRIEADVGGNEIRLSDRVVNHGFNRTPHMYFYHINVSHPLLDQGSRYLAPIRDVVWAGHAGERYKAQKVGYRTAPEPRMGFSEQVWQHEMGADAKGEVPVAVVNDRLGLGFEVVTRKDQLPCAYQWQNFQAGQYALGMEPSTHHVLGDLAARDRGEMIWLEHGESRAYDAVFRVLDGAGEIAAAENRIAAIARQPEQDYPQPSGNFPRLAGRA, encoded by the coding sequence ATGGTAGAGCTTTACGGCAAGACGCTGTCGCGGAGGCAAGTGGCGGAGCGATCCGGCATGCTGTCGCAATTCGCCGGCGTGCGGCTGATGACGCTTGGCGACGGCGTGGAGCGCGGCATCCGCATGCTGGAGTTCCGCACCGGCTCGGGCCTGCGCTTCACGGCGCTGGTCGACCGGGCGCTTGATATCGCCGATTGCGAGTTCAAGGGCCAGGCGATCGGCTGGCATTCGCCGAGCGGCTTCCGCCATCCGGGTCTGCACGACTATGAGGGAGAGAGCGGACTCGCCTGGGCACGCTCCTTTTCCGGGCTGCTCGTCACTTGCGGCCTCGACCACATATTGGGCCGAGAAGAGGTGCCGGCCGAAAACTACAACTACCCCGGCAAGAGTACCGTCACCCATTCGCTGCACGGCCGCGTCGGCACCATTCCGGCACGGCTGACCGGCCATGGCGAGCGCTGGGAGGGCGACCGCTGCGTGCTGTGGGCCGAAGGCATCGTTCAGCAGTCGGCGGTGTTCGGCGAGGATCTGCATCTCATCCGTCGCATCGAAGCCGATGTCGGCGGCAACGAGATCCGGCTTTCAGACCGTGTCGTCAATCACGGCTTCAACCGCACGCCGCATATGTATTTCTACCACATCAATGTCAGCCATCCCCTGCTCGACCAGGGTTCGCGCTATCTCGCGCCGATCCGCGACGTGGTGTGGGCCGGTCATGCCGGCGAGCGCTACAAGGCGCAGAAGGTCGGATATCGCACAGCGCCGGAACCGCGAATGGGGTTCAGCGAGCAGGTCTGGCAGCATGAGATGGGCGCCGACGCAAAGGGCGAGGTTCCGGTGGCGGTGGTCAACGACCGCCTCGGACTCGGTTTCGAAGTGGTGACGCGCAAGGACCAGCTGCCTTGTGCCTATCAATGGCAGAATTTCCAGGCCGGGCAGTATGCGTTGGGCATGGAGCCTTCGACCCATCATGTGCTCGGCGATCTCGCCGCGCGCGACCGCGGCGAGATGATCTGGCTGGAGCATGGGGAAAGCCGGGCCTACGATGCGGTGTTCCGGGTGCTCGACGGTGCGGGTGAGATCGCGGCCGCCGAAAACCGGATCGCGGCCATCGCCCGGCAGCCGGAGCAGGATTACCCGCAGCCTTCCGGCAATTTCCCAAGACTGGCGGGCAGGGCATGA
- a CDS encoding fatty acid desaturase family protein, translating into MAKKRDYSLVGESTRRAIETGLASAEWYHTDVPRKAMKELMQRSDGPAIRDTVIWLAAILGSAAGIVWFWGTWWVVPFLFVYGVLYGSSSDSRWHECGHGTAFRTRWMNDVVYHIASFMLMRNPVQWRWSHARHHTDTIIVGRDAEIAVMRPPDLLKAALAFTGILDFRYSLPTLVRQAFGTLSAEEKSYIPEMEQHKAVVAARWHVAIYLATIVLAIALRSWIPLVLIGLPRLYGTWHMVTTGLLQHIGLADNVVDHRLNTRTVYMNPISRFIYWNMNYHVEHHMFPMVPYHALPRLHELIKHDLPEPNPSMWHAYREVWPVLLRQLKYEDFYLKRELPPTARPYRGEFHEVDMSAAAE; encoded by the coding sequence ATGGCAAAAAAGCGCGATTACAGCCTGGTCGGCGAAAGCACACGCAGGGCGATCGAGACCGGCCTGGCCTCGGCCGAGTGGTACCACACCGACGTGCCGCGCAAGGCGATGAAGGAACTGATGCAGCGCTCCGATGGCCCGGCGATCCGCGACACGGTGATCTGGCTCGCCGCGATCCTGGGTTCGGCCGCCGGCATCGTCTGGTTCTGGGGCACTTGGTGGGTGGTGCCGTTCCTGTTCGTCTATGGCGTGCTCTACGGCTCGTCGAGCGATTCGCGCTGGCACGAATGCGGCCACGGCACGGCCTTCCGCACGCGCTGGATGAACGATGTCGTCTACCACATCGCCTCCTTCATGCTGATGCGCAATCCCGTGCAATGGCGCTGGAGCCATGCCCGCCACCATACCGACACCATCATTGTCGGCCGCGACGCCGAGATCGCCGTGATGCGTCCGCCGGATTTGTTGAAGGCGGCGCTCGCCTTCACCGGCATTCTCGATTTCCGCTATTCGCTGCCGACGCTGGTGCGCCAGGCCTTCGGCACGCTGTCCGCGGAGGAGAAGAGCTACATCCCCGAAATGGAACAGCACAAGGCCGTGGTCGCCGCCCGATGGCACGTGGCCATATATCTCGCGACGATCGTTCTTGCGATCGCGCTGAGGTCATGGATACCGCTGGTGCTGATCGGCCTGCCGCGCCTTTACGGCACCTGGCACATGGTGACGACCGGCCTGCTGCAGCATATCGGCCTTGCCGACAATGTCGTCGACCACCGGCTCAACACGCGCACCGTCTACATGAACCCAATCAGCCGGTTCATCTACTGGAACATGAATTACCATGTCGAGCACCACATGTTCCCCATGGTGCCGTATCACGCGCTGCCCAGGCTGCACGAGCTGATCAAGCACGATCTGCCTGAGCCGAACCCGTCGATGTGGCATGCCTATCGCGAGGTCTGGCCGGTCCTGCTCAGGCAGCTGAAATACGAGGATTTCTACCTCAAGCGCGAATTGCCGCCGACGGCCAGGCCCTATCGCGGCGAGTTCCACGAGGTCGATATGTCGGCGGCCGCCGAATAA
- a CDS encoding MocE family 2Fe-2S type ferredoxin, with protein sequence MADWVEACAVDDVEEEDVIRFDHGGRTFAVYRSPDDQFFATDGYCTHEKAHLAEGLVMDDIIECPKHNGRFNYKTGQAKGAPVCVNLATYPVKVEAGKVMIQI encoded by the coding sequence ATGGCCGATTGGGTTGAAGCGTGCGCGGTGGACGACGTCGAGGAGGAGGATGTCATCCGCTTCGACCATGGCGGCCGCACCTTCGCGGTCTACCGCTCGCCGGATGATCAGTTCTTCGCCACCGACGGCTATTGCACGCATGAGAAGGCGCATCTGGCCGAGGGGCTGGTGATGGACGACATCATCGAATGCCCCAAGCATAATGGCCGCTTCAACTACAAGACCGGCCAGGCCAAGGGCGCGCCGGTCTGCGTCAATCTCGCGACCTATCCGGTGAAGGTCGAGGCCGGTAAGGTGATGATCCAGATTTGA
- a CDS encoding 3-methyl-2-oxobutanoate hydroxymethyltransferase, which translates to MSRKRPTVADLRAMKGKRQLTMLRVLTLDEAEAAERAGVDIVSVPPELVLNPQYRDAAPSLFTMPGENFFEIGTADDFLRWAFRLYKAGADAVYCSAGHATIKRMADDAIPVIGHVGLIPSRATWTGGFKAVGKTADTALQVFEAVKQLEAAGAIGAEIEVVPVEVAKAISERTSLIMLSMGAGTGCDAQYLFAEDILGQNRGHMPRHSKVYRNFAAEYDRLQAERVAAFSEYVADVNSGAYPEDRHIVHMDPAELSLFMKKVDARS; encoded by the coding sequence ATGAGCCGAAAGAGACCGACCGTCGCCGATCTGCGCGCCATGAAGGGCAAGCGCCAACTGACCATGCTGCGGGTGCTGACGCTCGACGAGGCGGAGGCCGCCGAACGGGCAGGGGTCGACATCGTCTCGGTGCCGCCCGAACTGGTGCTTAACCCGCAATATCGCGATGCCGCGCCCAGCCTGTTCACCATGCCGGGCGAGAATTTCTTCGAGATCGGCACGGCGGATGATTTCCTGCGCTGGGCGTTCCGGCTCTACAAGGCCGGTGCCGACGCCGTCTATTGCAGCGCCGGCCATGCCACGATCAAACGGATGGCCGACGATGCCATTCCCGTCATCGGTCATGTCGGCCTCATTCCATCCCGCGCCACCTGGACCGGCGGCTTCAAGGCGGTCGGCAAGACCGCCGATACCGCTCTTCAGGTCTTCGAAGCGGTGAAGCAACTGGAGGCCGCCGGCGCCATCGGCGCGGAGATCGAGGTGGTGCCGGTGGAGGTTGCCAAGGCAATCTCGGAGCGGACCTCGCTGATCATGCTGTCGATGGGGGCGGGCACCGGCTGCGATGCGCAATATCTGTTCGCCGAGGATATCCTTGGCCAGAACCGGGGTCACATGCCGCGCCACTCCAAGGTCTATCGCAATTTCGCCGCCGAATATGACCGGCTGCAGGCGGAGCGGGTGGCGGCATTCTCCGAATATGTCGCCGACGTCAACAGTGGCGCCTATCCGGAGGACAGGCACATCGTGCACATGGACCCGGCCGAGCTCAGCCTGTTCATGAAAAAGGTAGACGCAAGGAGCTGA
- a CDS encoding HAL/PAL/TAL family ammonia-lyase — MSALVLTGAAVSVGDIATVARGARKVEIGPDVLGRLDKARKVLDQAAASGQPIYGLNTGLGANLGTAVEGDASAFQRQLLEGRSGAVGEALPVEAVRATMVARLAMLSAGGSGLSPAVFVALVDVLNAGVHPVMPSLGSIGAGDLVLMTALARVLIGEGEVDYQGRRMPAAKALMMGRLAPISLAPKDGLSLINASAVSSGCGALAVTDALSALAQQQQAGALTMEGFGANRTILDPRLHMARPAAGQQEAAKILHDLLARDEPPAPTTLQDPLSIRCMPSIHGALIEAIGQAKRAVEIELNAAADNPLVLGDDELVLSTGNFHTAALSLAFETLSLAIAQCAAASVARFIQLTGSGRNGLAKYLSPVGGASAGFVPLQKTATSILAAIRHKANPVMLDFLPVSEGVEDHATQSPLAVAKCAGMIALWRRLIAFELMAAAQAVDLREGSTLGPRTGSIYAAVRAHVSMLKDDRPLGTDAELLHAMLADGAWQGAAMVSQEAE, encoded by the coding sequence ATGAGCGCGCTCGTCCTCACCGGAGCCGCCGTCAGTGTCGGCGATATCGCCACCGTCGCCCGCGGAGCCCGCAAGGTGGAGATCGGCCCCGATGTCCTCGGCAGGCTGGACAAGGCACGCAAAGTGCTCGACCAGGCCGCTGCCTCCGGCCAGCCCATATACGGGCTGAACACCGGGCTCGGCGCCAATCTCGGCACGGCGGTCGAGGGCGACGCCAGTGCCTTCCAGCGGCAATTGCTGGAAGGGCGCAGCGGCGCGGTCGGAGAGGCGCTGCCGGTTGAGGCGGTGCGGGCAACAATGGTCGCTCGCCTGGCGATGCTGTCGGCCGGCGGCTCCGGCCTCTCTCCCGCTGTCTTCGTCGCTCTGGTCGACGTGCTCAATGCCGGTGTCCATCCGGTCATGCCGTCACTCGGCTCGATCGGCGCCGGCGACCTCGTGCTGATGACCGCGCTTGCCCGTGTGCTGATCGGCGAAGGCGAAGTCGACTATCAGGGCCGTCGCATGCCGGCGGCCAAGGCGCTGATGATGGGCCGCCTCGCGCCCATCAGCCTGGCACCCAAGGACGGGCTGTCGCTGATCAACGCATCGGCGGTGTCCTCCGGCTGCGGCGCGCTTGCGGTAACTGACGCGCTGTCGGCGCTTGCCCAGCAGCAGCAGGCCGGCGCGCTGACCATGGAAGGTTTTGGCGCCAACCGCACCATCCTCGATCCGCGCCTGCACATGGCACGCCCGGCGGCCGGCCAACAGGAAGCCGCCAAGATATTGCATGATCTGCTGGCCCGCGACGAGCCGCCGGCGCCGACCACCCTGCAGGATCCGCTGTCGATCCGCTGCATGCCGTCGATCCACGGCGCGCTGATCGAGGCGATCGGCCAGGCTAAACGTGCCGTCGAGATCGAGCTTAATGCCGCCGCCGACAACCCGCTGGTGCTGGGCGATGACGAACTGGTGCTGTCGACCGGCAATTTCCACACGGCCGCCCTTTCGCTCGCTTTCGAGACACTCAGCCTGGCGATCGCGCAATGCGCCGCCGCGAGCGTCGCCCGCTTCATTCAGCTCACCGGCTCGGGACGCAACGGCCTGGCGAAATATCTGTCGCCGGTCGGCGGCGCGTCGGCCGGCTTCGTGCCCCTGCAGAAGACGGCGACATCGATCCTGGCCGCCATTCGCCACAAGGCCAATCCTGTGATGCTCGACTTCCTGCCGGTATCGGAAGGTGTCGAGGACCATGCGACCCAGTCCCCCCTCGCCGTTGCGAAATGCGCCGGGATGATCGCGCTATGGCGGCGGCTGATAGCCTTCGAGCTGATGGCTGCCGCCCAGGCCGTCGACCTGCGTGAAGGGTCGACGCTGGGGCCACGCACTGGCTCGATCTATGCGGCGGTGCGCGCGCATGTATCGATGCTGAAAGACGACCGGCCGCTGGGAACCGACGCCGAGCTGCTCCACGCCATGCTCGCCGATGGAGCGTGGCAAGGCGCGGCAATGGTCAGCCAGGAAGCCGAATAA
- a CDS encoding ornithine cyclodeaminase family protein: MKPIYIDYLNALDIDALAMTDGEIIAAVEAGLVAQGKGQTVIEPRVHLEPDPSFHGHFNVLRGYVAPLDAAGVKIVGDYVDNYLHGLPSEFGILNLFDPRTGTPRAILDATVITDMRTGAVTAIGAKHLARKNSKVLAHIGARGTAYWNVRLLDHLFDFDEIRVHSRRPESRDGFAAKLSGDLGKKVTAVADWKSCIEGADIVVEASRLPEPQPLLKTEWIKPGALVVPYGTMSAVELSLTDIMQKMVVDDWGQCKGGKFGSLRAHVETGRLSEKTLHAELGQIAAGLKPGRQSDDETILFWHRGLSLSDIALGKAMLAKAGEKGIGQRLRFA; encoded by the coding sequence ATGAAGCCCATCTACATCGACTATCTCAATGCTCTAGACATCGATGCGCTTGCCATGACCGACGGCGAAATCATTGCCGCCGTCGAGGCCGGTCTGGTCGCTCAGGGCAAGGGCCAGACCGTGATCGAACCGCGTGTTCACCTGGAACCGGACCCATCCTTCCACGGCCATTTCAATGTGCTGCGCGGCTATGTGGCGCCACTCGACGCGGCGGGCGTGAAGATCGTCGGCGACTACGTCGACAACTATCTGCATGGCCTGCCCTCTGAATTCGGCATTCTGAACCTGTTCGATCCGCGCACCGGCACGCCGCGTGCCATCCTCGATGCCACCGTCATCACCGACATGCGCACCGGCGCCGTCACAGCGATCGGCGCGAAGCATCTGGCACGCAAGAACTCCAAGGTGCTCGCCCATATCGGCGCGCGCGGCACCGCCTATTGGAACGTGCGCCTGCTTGACCATCTCTTCGACTTCGACGAGATCCGCGTCCATTCGCGCCGCCCGGAAAGCCGGGACGGCTTTGCCGCCAAGCTCTCCGGCGACCTCGGCAAGAAAGTGACGGCGGTCGCCGACTGGAAGAGCTGCATCGAAGGCGCCGACATCGTTGTCGAGGCCTCGCGGCTGCCGGAGCCTCAGCCGCTGCTCAAGACCGAATGGATCAAGCCCGGCGCCCTGGTCGTACCCTATGGCACGATGAGCGCGGTGGAGCTGTCGCTGACCGACATCATGCAGAAGATGGTGGTCGACGACTGGGGCCAGTGCAAGGGCGGCAAGTTCGGTTCGCTGCGCGCCCATGTCGAGACCGGACGGCTCAGCGAAAAGACGCTGCATGCCGAGCTTGGCCAGATCGCCGCCGGCCTCAAGCCGGGCCGGCAAAGCGACGACGAGACCATCCTGTTCTGGCATCGCGGCCTGTCGCTGTCCGACATTGCGCTCGGCAAGGCGATGCTGGCCAAGGCAGGAGAAAAAGGCATCGGCCAGAGGCTGCGTTTCGCATGA